A genomic segment from Amycolatopsis camponoti encodes:
- a CDS encoding site-2 protease family protein: MRPSPVFLGILALTVAGGVMAAFGDINTVFVRDRDPLLIAGVVIFVAAGWVASLSLHEFGHAMVAYRGGDYSVAHKGYLTLDVRKYTDPVLSIILPLIFLIIGGIPLPGGAVWINRGALRSRGTSSWVSLAGPLSNLAVGAALALVVALVPMAGGLVIAMSYLALLQIVTFILNILPIPGLDGWGAIEPYLPPQARELGAKVRPWAPIILFAILWFFKPANTALWQGAYSIFGAFGGYVDGAQIGFSVFQFWN, encoded by the coding sequence GTGCGCCCCAGCCCGGTCTTCCTCGGCATCCTCGCGCTCACCGTCGCCGGTGGCGTGATGGCCGCGTTCGGTGACATCAACACCGTTTTCGTCCGCGACCGCGACCCGCTGCTCATCGCCGGGGTCGTGATCTTCGTCGCCGCCGGCTGGGTGGCGTCGCTGTCGCTGCACGAGTTCGGCCACGCGATGGTCGCCTACCGCGGCGGTGACTACAGCGTCGCCCACAAGGGTTACCTGACGCTGGACGTGCGGAAGTACACCGACCCGGTCCTGTCGATCATCCTGCCGCTGATCTTCCTGATCATCGGCGGCATCCCGCTCCCGGGCGGCGCGGTCTGGATCAACCGCGGCGCGCTGCGGTCGCGCGGGACGTCGTCGTGGGTGTCGCTGGCCGGGCCGCTGAGCAATCTCGCGGTGGGCGCGGCGCTGGCACTGGTGGTCGCGCTGGTCCCGATGGCGGGCGGCCTGGTGATCGCGATGTCCTACCTGGCGCTGCTGCAGATCGTGACGTTCATCTTGAACATCCTCCCGATCCCGGGCCTCGACGGCTGGGGCGCGATCGAGCCGTACCTGCCCCCGCAGGCCCGCGAGCTCGGCGCCAAGGTCCGTCCGTGGGCGCCGATCATCCTGTTCGCGATCCTGTGGTTCTTCAAGCCGGCGAACACGGCCCTGTGGCAGGGCGCGTACTCGATCTTCGGCGCGTTCGGGGGCTATGTGGACGGTGCGCAGATCGGGTTCAGCGTGTTCCAGTTCTGGAACTGA
- a CDS encoding ABC transporter permease, with amino-acid sequence MNLVIYILRRLAISIPVLLVGTFLSFVMVAATGDPLGELRHNPNISKAALDSLSHKLGLDQGVVPRYFSWLGDFLSGDWGTSIAQGNALQPVAPKVMAAFGVTFKLVVGAEILALIIGIIVGVLAAVKQYSIIDYLATTLAFLLFSMPIFCIAIVLKNYAIEINGWVRDLGLQDVLGNPWLRTTSPEQLKTDGVGDFITSTIGAYLLPTLSIMAISFAAYSRFQRASMLEVMNSDYVRTARAKGLANGRVIFRHAFRNALIPVTTLFSVNFGSVLAGAIITETVFNWHGMGTLLVEAVNKNDTQVMMGWLVVIATSVIVANLIADLVYGILDPRIRVG; translated from the coding sequence TTGAACCTGGTGATCTATATCCTTCGCCGTCTGGCGATATCGATTCCCGTCCTCCTGGTCGGGACCTTTTTGTCGTTCGTGATGGTCGCCGCCACCGGTGACCCGCTCGGCGAGCTTCGGCACAACCCGAACATCAGCAAGGCAGCCCTGGACTCCCTCTCCCACAAGCTGGGCCTGGACCAGGGCGTCGTGCCGCGCTACTTCAGCTGGCTCGGGGACTTCCTGTCGGGTGACTGGGGCACGTCGATCGCGCAGGGCAACGCGCTCCAGCCGGTCGCGCCCAAGGTGATGGCGGCCTTCGGCGTCACGTTCAAGCTGGTCGTCGGAGCCGAGATCCTCGCGCTGATCATCGGCATCATCGTCGGCGTGCTCGCCGCGGTGAAGCAGTACTCGATCATCGACTACCTCGCCACCACGCTCGCCTTCCTGCTGTTCTCGATGCCCATCTTCTGCATCGCGATCGTGCTGAAGAACTACGCCATCGAGATCAACGGGTGGGTGCGCGACCTCGGCCTGCAGGACGTCCTCGGCAATCCATGGCTACGCACGACCAGCCCGGAACAGCTGAAAACGGACGGCGTCGGGGACTTCATCACGAGCACGATCGGTGCCTACCTGCTCCCGACGCTGTCGATCATGGCGATCAGCTTCGCCGCGTACAGCCGGTTCCAGCGGGCCTCGATGCTCGAGGTGATGAACTCGGACTACGTGCGCACCGCGCGGGCCAAGGGCCTCGCGAACGGCCGGGTCATCTTCCGGCACGCGTTCCGCAACGCCCTGATCCCCGTGACGACGCTGTTCTCGGTGAACTTCGGGTCGGTGCTCGCCGGCGCGATCATCACCGAAACGGTGTTCAACTGGCACGGTATGGGCACGTTGCTGGTGGAAGCCGTCAACAAGAACGACACTCAGGTGATGATGGGCTGGCTCGTGGTCATCGCCACCAGCGTGATCGTCGCCAACCTGATCGCCGACCTGGTGTACGGCATCCTGGACCCGAGGATTCGCGTTGGCTGA
- a CDS encoding ABC transporter ATP-binding protein: MSTEATSADVAGVSGSVLSISDLSVSFQTEDGVVDAVKGIGFDVQPGEIVAVVGESGSGKSVTSMSVLGLLPKTSRIAGELRLGERNLADLKEKEMQKIRGNQVAMIFQEPMTALNPVYTVGWQLREALRSHLDISKAAADKRAVELLDMVGIPNPELRFKQYPHQLSGGLRQRVVIAMAISCDPKVIIADEPTTALDVTVQAEILGLLRKLRDTLDTAIVLITHDMGVVADMADRVIVMYQGEIVEEAPSRELFASPKEDYTRRLLAAVPVLGQRPEGRRLLDDAGIASDSTEAAKIAEEIRLADAELEAVIEEAAPALEIKNLVLEYPGRRGQGKNRAVDDVSLSIAKGEIVGLVGESGSGKTTVGRCAVGLLQATEGTVAIAGKDITKMSAKELRPLRRYFSIVFQDPASTLDPKMTIGESIAEPMVLHKVLGGKELSARVRSLLDKVELGGHYMNRYPHELSGGQRQRVAIARALSLDPALLIADEPTSALDVSVQARVLDLFLDLQQSLQFACLFISHDLAVVDLLADRVAVMQHGKLVEIGTRDQVLHSPQQDYTRRLLSAAPVADPVLQAERRAAWEAGKLAPVAD; this comes from the coding sequence GTGAGCACTGAAGCAACTTCGGCGGACGTCGCCGGCGTGTCCGGATCCGTTCTGTCGATCTCCGACCTGAGCGTGTCGTTCCAGACCGAGGACGGCGTCGTGGACGCCGTCAAGGGCATCGGTTTCGACGTGCAGCCCGGCGAGATCGTCGCCGTGGTCGGGGAGTCCGGCTCCGGCAAGTCCGTCACGTCGATGTCGGTGCTGGGCCTGCTGCCCAAGACCAGCCGGATCGCCGGCGAGCTGCGCCTCGGCGAGCGCAACCTGGCGGATCTCAAAGAGAAGGAAATGCAGAAGATCCGCGGCAACCAGGTCGCGATGATCTTCCAGGAGCCGATGACGGCGCTGAACCCGGTCTACACGGTCGGCTGGCAGCTGCGCGAGGCCCTGCGCTCGCACCTGGACATCTCCAAGGCCGCCGCGGACAAGCGCGCGGTCGAGCTGCTGGACATGGTCGGCATCCCGAACCCCGAGCTGCGGTTCAAGCAGTACCCGCACCAGCTCTCGGGCGGTCTGCGCCAGCGCGTCGTCATCGCCATGGCGATCTCCTGCGACCCGAAGGTGATCATCGCCGACGAGCCGACCACCGCGCTCGACGTCACGGTGCAGGCGGAGATCCTCGGCCTGCTGCGCAAGCTGCGCGACACCCTCGACACGGCGATCGTGCTGATCACCCACGACATGGGCGTCGTCGCCGACATGGCCGACCGCGTCATCGTGATGTACCAGGGCGAGATCGTCGAAGAGGCCCCGTCGCGCGAGCTGTTCGCGTCGCCGAAGGAGGACTACACCCGGCGGCTGCTGGCCGCGGTGCCGGTGCTCGGCCAGCGTCCCGAGGGGCGCCGCCTGCTCGACGACGCCGGGATCGCCTCCGACAGCACCGAGGCGGCCAAGATCGCCGAGGAGATCCGGCTGGCCGACGCCGAGCTGGAGGCCGTGATCGAGGAGGCCGCGCCGGCCCTCGAAATCAAGAACCTGGTGCTCGAGTACCCCGGCCGCCGCGGCCAGGGCAAGAACCGCGCGGTCGACGACGTCTCGCTGTCCATCGCCAAGGGCGAGATCGTCGGCCTGGTGGGCGAGTCCGGCTCGGGCAAGACGACCGTCGGCCGCTGCGCCGTCGGCCTGCTCCAGGCCACCGAGGGCACCGTCGCGATCGCCGGCAAGGACATCACGAAGATGTCGGCGAAGGAGCTTCGCCCGCTTCGCCGGTACTTCTCGATCGTGTTCCAGGACCCGGCGTCCACGCTGGACCCGAAGATGACGATCGGCGAGTCGATCGCCGAGCCGATGGTGCTGCACAAGGTGCTCGGCGGCAAGGAGCTGTCGGCCCGCGTGCGCTCGCTGCTCGACAAGGTCGAGCTGGGCGGGCACTACATGAACCGCTACCCGCACGAGCTTTCCGGCGGCCAGCGCCAGCGCGTGGCGATCGCCCGGGCGCTGTCCCTGGACCCGGCGCTGCTCATCGCGGACGAGCCGACGTCGGCGCTGGACGTCTCGGTGCAGGCCCGCGTGCTGGACCTGTTCCTCGACCTGCAGCAGTCGCTGCAGTTCGCGTGCCTGTTCATCAGCCACGACCTGGCGGTGGTCGACCTGCTCGCCGACCGCGTCGCGGTGATGCAGCACGGCAAGCTCGTCGAGATCGGCACGCGCGACCAGGTGCTGCACTCGCCGCAGCAGGACTACACGCGCCGCCTGCTGTCGGCGGCGCCGGTCGCGGACCCGGTACTGCAGGCGGAGCGCCGCGCGGCCTGGGAGGCCGGCAAGCTGGCCCCCGTGGCCGACTGA
- a CDS encoding ABC transporter family substrate-binding protein yields the protein MRVNRKAVPVLALAAVLVTSCSNTPPPPVVSSSVPPPPTTGKTPSQIVVGVDDVLGGYNPHNLADSSQVTSALSQLLLPSVFRQKDDGSTQLDKNLMKSAEVVSQQPFVVAYEIRPDASWSDGAPIAAEDFDYLRTQMRDQPGVIGPAGYRQITDLQSREGGKRVEVTFAKPYPGWQTLFSDLLPAHLLKDAPDGWRGALASNFPAIAGPFSIKSLDTARGEVILERNERYWEKPAAIDRIVLRRSDQNTLLAALRSGNDQFALARTTGDELKLLGELGPAVQLHTVARPLVADVLLRPVSATLHDTQVRAGIAALIDRAKLVTEGVNGGPSSQLHADAQVTAPSVKGYTATIPPGPPTAPDMAKAEESLKAAGYAKTAGTWRKNGKALSLVIASPGTQEPYATIAKELTSQLSAQGIEVNAITPQPRDLFSGLLAMPVTGGIQQPTGDSAGSVGVDIAVVPQAVGGDTASVLASTFGCRPEQTAAGTDPAKPVVPGNSAGFCDPALQPSIDAALSGATPVTEALTTLEPELWRQNVVIPLFQLADTLAIGSGISGVTPGPPMVGPFGSAVNWTRGPK from the coding sequence GTGCGGGTGAATCGCAAGGCGGTGCCGGTACTGGCACTCGCGGCCGTGCTGGTCACCTCCTGCTCGAACACCCCGCCGCCGCCGGTGGTGTCCTCGTCGGTCCCGCCCCCGCCGACCACCGGGAAGACGCCGTCGCAGATCGTCGTCGGGGTCGACGACGTGCTCGGCGGGTACAACCCGCACAACCTGGCCGACTCCTCGCAGGTGACCTCCGCGCTGTCGCAGCTGCTGCTGCCCTCGGTGTTCCGCCAGAAGGACGACGGCAGCACCCAGCTCGACAAGAACCTCATGAAGTCCGCCGAGGTGGTCTCCCAGCAGCCGTTCGTGGTCGCCTACGAGATCCGCCCGGACGCGTCCTGGTCCGACGGCGCGCCCATCGCCGCCGAGGACTTCGACTACCTGCGCACCCAGATGCGCGACCAGCCCGGCGTGATCGGGCCGGCCGGCTACCGGCAGATCACCGACCTGCAGTCCCGCGAAGGCGGCAAGCGCGTCGAGGTCACCTTCGCGAAGCCCTACCCGGGCTGGCAGACGCTGTTCTCGGACCTGCTGCCCGCCCACCTGCTGAAGGACGCGCCCGACGGCTGGCGCGGGGCCCTGGCCTCGAACTTCCCGGCCATCGCCGGCCCGTTCTCGATCAAGAGCCTCGACACCGCCCGCGGCGAGGTGATCCTCGAGCGCAACGAGCGCTACTGGGAGAAGCCCGCGGCGATCGACCGGATCGTGCTGCGCCGCTCGGACCAGAACACGCTGCTGGCCGCGTTGCGCAGCGGCAACGACCAGTTCGCGCTGGCCAGGACCACCGGCGACGAGCTCAAGCTGCTCGGCGAGCTCGGCCCGGCCGTGCAGCTGCACACTGTGGCCCGGCCGCTGGTCGCCGACGTGCTGCTGCGGCCGGTCAGCGCGACGCTGCACGACACGCAGGTCCGCGCCGGGATCGCCGCACTGATCGACCGGGCCAAGCTGGTCACCGAAGGCGTCAACGGTGGCCCGTCGTCGCAGCTGCACGCCGACGCGCAGGTGACGGCGCCGTCGGTGAAGGGGTACACGGCGACCATCCCGCCCGGCCCGCCCACCGCCCCCGACATGGCCAAGGCGGAGGAGTCGCTGAAGGCGGCCGGCTACGCCAAGACCGCGGGCACCTGGCGCAAGAACGGCAAGGCGCTCTCGCTGGTGATCGCCTCGCCCGGCACCCAGGAGCCGTACGCGACGATCGCCAAGGAGCTCACCAGCCAGCTGTCCGCGCAGGGCATCGAGGTCAACGCGATCACGCCACAGCCGCGCGACCTGTTCAGCGGCCTGCTCGCGATGCCGGTCACCGGCGGGATCCAGCAGCCGACCGGCGACTCGGCGGGCAGCGTCGGTGTCGACATCGCGGTCGTGCCGCAGGCGGTCGGCGGCGACACGGCCTCGGTGCTCGCGTCGACCTTCGGCTGCCGCCCCGAACAGACGGCAGCGGGGACGGACCCGGCGAAGCCCGTCGTTCCGGGCAATTCGGCGGGGTTCTGCGACCCGGCACTGCAGCCGTCGATCGACGCGGCGCTGTCCGGGGCGACCCCGGTCACCGAGGCCCTGACCACTCTTGAGCCTGAACTTTGGCGCCAGAACGTGGTGATCCCGCTGTTCCAATTGGCTGACACCCTGGCGATCGGTTCGGGCATCTCGGGCGTAACCCCGGGTCCTCCGATGGTGGGCCCGTTCGGGTCCGCCGTGAACTGGACTCGCGGCCCGAAGTAA
- a CDS encoding ABC transporter family substrate-binding protein, which translates to MRRTKAVSALSLVAGASLLLSACSGGDSGSGSTDQNGSSTDVKSMAVGKAEQGDTFKLADVKGWDGTVTVGIDDGYSGYNNNTPDTNSSYNTYILTAVLEDAFVLDGNNKILLNKDILDSVDVTSKDPQVVTYKIKPNLKWSDDAPFDCKDFYLAWLAQSGQAKGAEGKNPFDAASTTGYDKIKTATCKDNLTLETDFSEPYLDYKGLFSGVQLLPAHILEQKTGIADITKLAPTGDPAQLSKAGDFWTNKWKGFDKSIMPASGPYMIDSFDANQKSVTLVKNPKWAGGKGGPAKLVVRAMEDTKAMATALQNGEIDVAASTQPDATAAATMKGLAAQGVTYGSASQLTYEHLDLQFNRMFKDDALRKAFFEVVDRKAITDKLLKEVQADAAPLNSIVFFQGEEGYTDLYGSKAGLGAEAAAKTLTDAGWVKGGDGIFAKGGQRASFKITHNQNARRSQTVEIIISQAKAAGIEVKDETDANFLKGGRVSTGDYDIALFGWSSPPFKSQSRSIYVCPNAGGDQNYQNLCDPKIDEAFKTAVGATDEQVKLQSYQAADKAIADKYATLPLFQTPSMWAFKGIDRAYMQSYNGVLWNVGEWEQKK; encoded by the coding sequence ATGAGGAGAACCAAAGCAGTCTCCGCCTTGTCGCTCGTCGCAGGCGCCTCGCTGCTGCTGAGCGCCTGCAGCGGTGGCGACTCGGGCTCGGGCAGCACCGACCAGAACGGATCGTCGACCGACGTCAAGTCGATGGCGGTCGGCAAGGCCGAGCAGGGTGACACGTTCAAGCTCGCGGACGTCAAGGGCTGGGACGGCACGGTCACGGTCGGGATCGACGACGGGTACTCCGGGTACAACAACAACACCCCGGACACCAACAGCTCGTACAACACCTACATCTTGACCGCCGTGCTCGAAGACGCGTTCGTCCTCGACGGCAACAACAAGATCCTGCTCAACAAGGACATTCTCGACTCGGTCGACGTGACCTCCAAGGACCCGCAGGTCGTCACGTACAAGATCAAGCCGAACCTGAAGTGGTCGGACGACGCCCCCTTCGACTGCAAGGACTTCTACCTGGCCTGGCTCGCCCAGAGCGGGCAGGCGAAGGGCGCGGAGGGCAAGAACCCGTTCGACGCGGCCTCGACCACCGGCTACGACAAGATCAAGACGGCCACCTGCAAGGACAACCTGACCCTCGAGACGGACTTCAGCGAGCCGTACCTCGACTACAAGGGCCTGTTCAGCGGGGTTCAGCTCCTGCCGGCGCACATCCTCGAGCAGAAGACCGGCATCGCGGACATCACCAAGCTCGCGCCGACCGGTGACCCGGCCCAGCTGTCCAAGGCCGGCGACTTCTGGACGAACAAGTGGAAGGGCTTCGACAAGTCGATCATGCCGGCCTCGGGCCCGTACATGATCGACTCGTTCGACGCGAACCAGAAGTCCGTCACGCTGGTGAAGAACCCGAAGTGGGCGGGCGGCAAGGGCGGCCCGGCCAAGCTCGTGGTCCGCGCCATGGAAGACACCAAGGCCATGGCGACCGCGCTGCAGAACGGTGAGATCGACGTCGCGGCGTCGACCCAGCCGGACGCCACCGCGGCGGCCACGATGAAGGGCCTCGCGGCGCAGGGCGTGACCTACGGGTCGGCCTCGCAGCTGACCTACGAGCACCTGGACCTGCAGTTCAACCGCATGTTCAAGGACGACGCGCTCCGCAAGGCGTTCTTCGAGGTGGTCGACCGCAAGGCGATCACCGACAAGCTGCTCAAGGAAGTCCAGGCCGACGCGGCTCCGCTGAACTCGATCGTGTTCTTCCAGGGTGAAGAGGGCTACACCGACCTCTACGGCAGCAAGGCCGGACTGGGTGCCGAGGCCGCGGCCAAGACCCTGACCGACGCCGGCTGGGTCAAGGGTGGCGACGGCATCTTCGCCAAGGGTGGCCAGCGGGCCTCGTTCAAGATCACGCACAACCAGAACGCCCGCCGCAGCCAGACCGTCGAGATCATCATCTCGCAGGCCAAGGCGGCCGGTATCGAGGTCAAGGACGAGACCGACGCCAACTTCCTCAAGGGCGGCCGCGTCTCGACCGGTGACTACGACATCGCGCTGTTCGGCTGGTCCTCCCCGCCGTTCAAGTCGCAGTCGCGTTCGATCTACGTCTGCCCGAACGCCGGTGGTGACCAGAACTACCAGAACCTCTGCGACCCGAAGATCGACGAGGCGTTCAAGACCGCGGTCGGCGCGACCGACGAGCAGGTCAAGCTGCAGAGCTACCAGGCAGCCGACAAGGCCATCGCGGACAAGTACGCGACGCTCCCGCTGTTCCAGACGCCGAGCATGTGGGCGTTCAAGGGCATTGACCGCGCGTACATGCAGTCCTACAACGGTGTCCTGTGGAACGTCGGCGAGTGGGAGCAGAAGAAGTAG
- the typA gene encoding translational GTPase TypA, which translates to MPAASATVETGRPTGKTRPDLRNVAIVAHVDHGKTTLVDAMLRQSGAFAERAELVDRVMDSGELEREKGITILAKNTSIHRQTPEGQVTINVIDTPGHADFGGEVERGLAMVDGVVLLVDASEGPLPQTRFVLRKTLEAGLPVILLVNKTDRPDARIAEVVEETHDLLLELASDIENADHDAILDLPVVYASARAGKASLEQPADGEIPESENLDPLFETLLRHVPPPAADLDAPLQALVTNLDASNFLGRIALIRIHAGKLRKGQTVAWMREDGTTQNVRISELLVTEALTRVPATEASAGELVAIAGIPEITIGDTLADSETPVALPRITVDEPAISMTIGVNTSPLAGRNGGDKVTARLVKARLDQELIGNVSIRVLPTERPDTWEVQGRGELALAILVEQMRREGFELTVGKPQVVLRTIDGKLHEPFERLYIDSPEEHLGAITQLLAARKGRMEDMSGNGTGRIKLEYVLPSRGLISFRTDFLTETRGTGIANHVFEGYFPWAGEIRTRHSGSLVADRTGPVTAYAMIQLADRGTFFVEPGAEVYEGMVVGENPRFEDLDINITKEKKLTNMRQSSADVMETLARPRKMGLEEALEFCSVDECVEVAPEVVRVRKVTLDINTRAKERSRAKSRDNS; encoded by the coding sequence GTGCCCGCAGCCAGCGCTACCGTCGAAACCGGCCGGCCGACCGGTAAGACCCGGCCCGACCTGCGCAACGTCGCGATCGTCGCCCACGTCGACCACGGCAAGACCACCCTCGTGGACGCGATGCTGCGCCAGTCCGGCGCCTTCGCCGAGCGGGCCGAGCTCGTCGACCGGGTCATGGACTCGGGCGAGCTCGAGCGCGAAAAGGGCATCACGATCCTCGCGAAGAACACCTCGATCCACCGCCAGACGCCCGAGGGCCAGGTGACGATCAACGTCATCGACACCCCCGGCCACGCCGACTTCGGCGGTGAGGTCGAGCGCGGCCTGGCCATGGTCGACGGCGTCGTCCTGCTGGTCGACGCGTCCGAGGGCCCGCTCCCGCAGACCCGTTTCGTACTGCGTAAGACGCTCGAAGCCGGCCTGCCGGTGATCCTGCTGGTCAACAAGACCGACCGCCCGGACGCGCGGATCGCCGAGGTCGTCGAGGAGACCCACGACCTGCTGCTCGAGCTGGCCAGCGACATCGAGAACGCCGACCACGACGCGATCCTCGACCTCCCGGTCGTCTACGCCTCCGCGCGCGCCGGCAAGGCGAGCCTGGAGCAGCCCGCCGACGGCGAGATCCCCGAGAGCGAGAACCTCGACCCGCTGTTCGAGACGCTGCTCCGGCACGTGCCGCCGCCCGCCGCCGACCTCGACGCGCCGCTGCAGGCGCTCGTCACCAACCTCGACGCGTCGAACTTCCTCGGCCGCATCGCGCTGATCCGCATCCACGCCGGCAAGCTCCGCAAGGGCCAGACCGTCGCCTGGATGCGCGAAGACGGCACGACGCAGAACGTCCGCATCTCCGAGCTGCTGGTCACCGAGGCGCTCACCCGCGTCCCGGCGACCGAGGCCAGCGCCGGCGAGCTCGTCGCCATCGCCGGCATCCCGGAGATCACCATCGGCGACACCCTCGCCGACTCCGAGACGCCGGTGGCGCTGCCCCGGATCACCGTCGACGAGCCCGCGATCTCGATGACCATCGGTGTCAACACCTCGCCGCTGGCCGGGCGCAACGGCGGCGACAAGGTCACCGCGCGGCTGGTCAAGGCCCGCCTGGACCAGGAGCTGATCGGTAACGTCAGCATCCGCGTCCTGCCGACCGAGCGCCCCGACACCTGGGAGGTCCAGGGCCGTGGCGAGCTGGCGCTGGCGATCCTCGTCGAGCAGATGCGGCGCGAGGGCTTCGAGCTGACCGTCGGCAAGCCGCAGGTGGTGCTGCGCACGATCGACGGCAAGCTGCACGAGCCGTTCGAGCGCCTCTACATCGACTCGCCGGAGGAGCACCTCGGCGCGATCACCCAGCTCCTGGCCGCGCGCAAGGGCCGCATGGAAGACATGAGCGGCAACGGCACCGGCCGGATCAAGCTGGAGTACGTGCTCCCGTCGCGCGGCCTGATCAGCTTCCGCACCGACTTCCTCACCGAGACCCGCGGCACCGGCATCGCGAACCACGTGTTCGAGGGCTACTTCCCGTGGGCCGGCGAGATCCGCACCCGGCACAGCGGCTCCTTGGTCGCCGACCGGACCGGCCCGGTCACCGCGTACGCGATGATCCAGCTGGCCGACCGCGGCACCTTCTTCGTCGAGCCGGGCGCCGAGGTGTACGAGGGCATGGTCGTGGGCGAGAACCCGCGCTTCGAGGACCTCGACATCAACATCACCAAGGAGAAGAAGCTGACGAACATGCGTCAGTCCTCCGCCGACGTGATGGAGACGCTGGCCCGCCCGCGCAAGATGGGCCTGGAAGAGGCGCTGGAGTTCTGCTCCGTCGACGAGTGCGTCGAGGTCGCGCCCGAGGTCGTCCGGGTCCGCAAGGTCACCCTGGACATCAACACCCGGGCGAAGGAGCGTTCGCGCGCGAAGAGCCGCGACAACAGCTGA
- the mshB gene encoding N-acetyl-1-D-myo-inositol-2-amino-2-deoxy-alpha-D-glucopyranoside deacetylase has product MISPVPRRLLLVHAHPDDESITTGATIARYAAEGAEVTVVTCTLGEEGEIMAGLPELAGLGAWAADQLGGYRVAELKAACAALGVSRHRYLGGIGRWRDSGMAGTPSAAHPRAFTGGSADEQAAQLAEILDEVRPQVVVTYDSFGGYGHPDHVRAHEITMAAAPGAESVTRVFHTVASGDAVRAGLAALRLGETEYPVPPDDELPVTPDEEITTKLDVAAYVPAKLAALRAHATQLAVVDGDVPYFALTNGLAQPIPAHDSFVLAHGPAEGAADDLFGGL; this is encoded by the coding sequence GTGATCTCCCCGGTACCGCGCAGGCTGCTGCTCGTCCACGCCCATCCCGACGACGAGAGCATCACCACCGGCGCCACGATCGCACGATACGCCGCCGAAGGCGCCGAAGTGACGGTCGTGACCTGCACGCTCGGTGAAGAGGGCGAGATCATGGCCGGCCTGCCCGAGCTGGCCGGGCTGGGCGCCTGGGCGGCCGACCAGCTGGGCGGCTACCGCGTCGCCGAGCTGAAGGCCGCGTGCGCCGCGCTGGGGGTGTCACGACATCGTTATCTGGGCGGCATCGGCCGGTGGCGCGATTCGGGCATGGCGGGCACGCCGTCGGCCGCGCACCCGCGGGCGTTCACCGGCGGGAGCGCCGACGAGCAGGCGGCGCAGCTCGCGGAGATCCTCGACGAGGTGCGGCCCCAGGTCGTCGTCACCTACGACTCCTTCGGCGGCTACGGCCACCCCGACCACGTTCGTGCCCACGAGATCACGATGGCGGCGGCGCCGGGCGCGGAGTCGGTGACGAGGGTGTTCCACACGGTCGCGTCGGGTGACGCGGTGCGCGCCGGGCTGGCCGCGCTGCGGCTCGGCGAGACCGAGTACCCCGTACCGCCCGACGACGAGCTGCCGGTGACCCCGGACGAGGAGATCACGACGAAGCTCGACGTCGCCGCGTACGTCCCGGCGAAGCTGGCGGCCCTGCGCGCGCACGCGACGCAGCTGGCCGTGGTCGACGGCGACGTCCCGTACTTCGCGCTGACGAACGGGCTCGCGCAGCCGATCCCGGCGCACGACTCCTTCGTCCTGGCCCACGGCCCGGCCGAAGGCGCGGCGGACGACCTGTTCGGCGGGCTGTGA
- a CDS encoding ABC transporter permease, producing MADLNSLLASEAATKDGTLPPEALPEPRSQGKLVLRKFLHHKLAMASTAVLVLIIVLSILLPLFWKHSYEDSSFPSFAKPSGDFPLGTTQVGKDMVSQILRGTQFSLLIALTVSILSTVVGVVLGALAGYLRRFTDSAVSRVTDLFLIIPQIAAAAILAKVFGSGSWYIVALVLASFGWMQIARITRAEAMSLSQREFVDAARASGAGTFRIIFKHLVPNMVGSITVNATLAVAQAVLAEAALSFIGLGVQLPDTSLGRVILENYAQLQTRPALFFGPFIVLVLISLTINFIGDGLRDAFDPRQRRMKA from the coding sequence TTGGCTGACTTGAACTCCCTTCTCGCGAGCGAAGCCGCGACCAAGGACGGCACCCTCCCGCCGGAAGCGCTGCCCGAACCCCGGAGCCAGGGCAAGCTGGTGCTCCGGAAGTTCCTGCACCACAAGCTGGCGATGGCGTCGACCGCGGTGCTGGTGCTGATCATCGTGCTCAGCATCCTGCTGCCGCTGTTCTGGAAGCACAGCTACGAGGACAGCTCCTTCCCGTCCTTCGCGAAGCCGAGCGGCGACTTCCCGCTGGGCACCACGCAGGTCGGCAAGGACATGGTGTCGCAGATCCTGCGCGGTACCCAGTTCTCGCTGCTGATCGCCCTCACGGTGTCGATCCTGTCGACCGTCGTCGGCGTCGTGCTCGGCGCACTGGCGGGCTACCTGCGCCGGTTCACCGACTCGGCGGTCTCGCGGGTGACGGACCTGTTCCTGATCATCCCGCAGATCGCCGCGGCGGCCATCCTGGCGAAGGTGTTCGGGAGCGGCTCCTGGTACATCGTCGCGCTGGTGCTGGCGTCGTTCGGCTGGATGCAGATCGCCCGGATCACCCGCGCCGAAGCGATGTCGCTGTCCCAGCGCGAGTTCGTCGACGCGGCTCGCGCTTCGGGCGCCGGCACGTTCCGGATCATCTTCAAGCACCTGGTGCCGAACATGGTCGGCAGCATCACGGTCAACGCGACCCTCGCGGTCGCCCAGGCCGTGCTGGCGGAAGCCGCGCTGTCGTTCATCGGCCTCGGTGTCCAGCTGCCGGACACCTCGCTCGGCCGCGTCATCCTGGAGAACTACGCCCAGCTGCAGACGCGGCCGGCGCTGTTCTTCGGGCCGTTCATCGTGCTCGTGCTGATTTCACTGACGATCAACTTCATCGGTGACGGTCTTCGCGACGCCTTCGACCCGCGACAGCGGAGGATGAAGGCCTGA